The following coding sequences lie in one Mesorhizobium sp. DCY119 genomic window:
- the yihA gene encoding ribosome biogenesis GTP-binding protein YihA/YsxC: MSEYTKSSLPVASSLFTNTWIFIRGVPSMKFLPPEGPPEIAFAGRSNVGKSSLINGLVGQKGLARTSNTPGRTQELNYFVPDGFSGVGDDLPPMALVDMPGYGYAKAPKDQVDEWTKLVFDYLKGRVTLKRVYVLIDARHGIKKNDEDVLTLLDKAAVSYQIVLTKTDKIKAAGVPRLITETLEKIRKRAAAFPTVIATSSEKGDGMEELREAIALAVRGG, translated from the coding sequence TTGAGCGAATACACAAAGTCGAGCCTGCCGGTGGCGAGCAGCCTCTTCACCAACACATGGATTTTCATCCGCGGCGTCCCGTCGATGAAGTTCCTGCCGCCGGAAGGTCCGCCCGAGATCGCCTTTGCCGGGCGCTCCAATGTCGGCAAGTCTTCGCTGATCAACGGGCTGGTCGGGCAGAAGGGCCTTGCGCGCACGTCCAACACGCCCGGGCGTACGCAGGAGCTCAACTATTTCGTGCCGGACGGCTTTTCGGGGGTGGGCGACGATCTTCCGCCGATGGCGCTGGTCGACATGCCGGGCTACGGCTACGCCAAGGCGCCGAAGGATCAGGTCGACGAATGGACCAAGCTAGTCTTCGACTATCTCAAGGGGCGGGTCACGCTGAAGCGCGTCTATGTCCTGATCGATGCGCGCCATGGCATCAAGAAGAATGACGAGGACGTGTTGACCCTTCTCGACAAGGCCGCCGTCTCCTACCAGATCGTTTTGACCAAGACCGACAAGATCAAGGCGGCCGGCGTGCCGCGCCTGATCACCGAGACGCTGGAAAAGATTCGCAAGCGTGCGGCTGCCTTTCCCACCGTCATCGCCACCTCTTCGGAGAAGGGCGACGGCATGGAGGAACTGCGCGAGGCGATCGCGCTGGCGGTTCGCGGCGGCTGA
- a CDS encoding winged helix-turn-helix domain-containing protein: protein MRRMQGSRFAFGPFVLDPGAGTLLRDDVPVAVGYRALKLLAALVGRPGEILGKAELMDAAWPATAVEEGNLTVQIAQLRKLLGPTAEGGEWIVTVPRVGYRFSGAVEQLMDAKRKPSPLPDKPSIAVLPFLNLSNDPEQGVFADGLTEDLITDLSRISGLFVIARNSAFAYKGKALAVRAIAEELGVRYVLEGSARRAAGRVRINAQLVDAVSGEHLWAERFDRSLEDIFAVQDEVTAKIVEALLGRLRALPPRKRPENLEAYDLCVRARRLMDDTPQSAREAHLMLTRAVSLDPEYAEAYRWLAMNHWMGWVHSGGPTEADRSVALELARKAVAIDPDDAGCRWVLAYLLAYERSFAEADAEFERAIALDPNEADAWAALSDIAVLAGRIEHGLEHIAKAFRLNPFPASWYYLTLGQAQYAHREYEAAVETLRRDETYHTSSRRFLAASLAQLGRFDEARAEAELFLVSNPDFTTRHWAATEPFRDAKTLEHFVDGFRKAGLPE from the coding sequence ATGCGCCGCATGCAGGGATCGCGCTTTGCCTTTGGTCCATTCGTGCTTGATCCGGGTGCGGGAACGCTCCTTCGGGACGATGTTCCCGTTGCCGTTGGCTACCGTGCGCTGAAGCTGCTTGCCGCACTCGTAGGGCGGCCGGGTGAAATCCTCGGCAAGGCCGAGTTGATGGATGCGGCGTGGCCGGCTACGGCCGTCGAGGAAGGTAACCTCACCGTCCAGATCGCGCAGCTGCGAAAGCTGCTTGGCCCTACCGCTGAAGGCGGGGAATGGATCGTCACGGTTCCGCGTGTCGGCTACCGCTTCTCGGGTGCCGTCGAGCAGCTCATGGACGCGAAGCGAAAACCTTCGCCGCTGCCCGACAAACCATCGATAGCCGTGCTGCCTTTCCTTAATCTCAGCAACGATCCCGAGCAGGGCGTCTTCGCGGATGGCTTGACCGAAGACCTGATCACTGACCTGTCCAGGATCTCCGGCCTGTTCGTCATCGCGCGCAACTCGGCCTTTGCCTACAAGGGAAAGGCGCTTGCCGTGCGCGCGATCGCCGAGGAGCTTGGCGTGCGCTACGTGCTGGAAGGAAGTGCCAGACGCGCCGCCGGGCGCGTGCGCATCAACGCGCAACTGGTAGACGCGGTGAGTGGCGAGCATCTCTGGGCGGAACGTTTCGATCGCAGCCTGGAAGATATCTTTGCCGTTCAGGACGAGGTGACGGCCAAGATCGTGGAGGCGTTGCTTGGCCGCCTGCGCGCACTCCCACCGCGCAAGCGGCCAGAAAATCTGGAGGCTTACGATCTCTGCGTGCGGGCGCGCAGGCTGATGGATGACACGCCGCAGAGTGCGCGGGAAGCGCATCTGATGCTGACGCGCGCGGTCTCGCTCGATCCGGAATATGCCGAAGCCTATCGCTGGCTCGCCATGAACCACTGGATGGGATGGGTGCATTCCGGCGGACCAACGGAAGCCGACCGCAGCGTTGCCCTGGAACTGGCGCGCAAGGCTGTTGCGATCGATCCCGACGATGCCGGCTGCCGCTGGGTCCTGGCTTACCTGCTTGCCTATGAGCGCAGCTTCGCCGAGGCGGACGCGGAGTTCGAGCGTGCGATCGCACTCGACCCGAACGAGGCCGACGCCTGGGCGGCATTGTCCGACATCGCGGTGCTGGCCGGGCGGATCGAGCACGGCCTCGAGCATATCGCCAAGGCGTTCCGGCTGAACCCGTTTCCGGCAAGCTGGTACTATCTGACGCTCGGCCAGGCGCAATATGCACACCGAGAATACGAAGCCGCTGTAGAGACCCTACGCCGGGACGAGACCTACCACACAAGCTCACGCCGCTTCCTGGCGGCAAGCCTTGCCCAACTCGGCCGGTTCGACGAGGCGCGCGCAGAGGCCGAACTGTTCCTCGTCAGCAACCCGGATTTCACGACCCGCCACTGGGCCGCGACGGAGCCCTTCCGCGACGCGAAGACGCTCGAGCATTTC
- a CDS encoding RidA family protein, which produces MSRAIKRLLVGGLIIMTMGIPAAATAAENDLKLTIVNPPNLYDPSPNGYSTAVIVPSAARVAYISGQGGQDGTGALSPDFAVQVKQAYANLRTALDALGARPDQVAKLTVFVVDHDMSKLGVLTENVKEMFGEALPAQTLIPVPKLAIDPMLFEVEAVVVLD; this is translated from the coding sequence ATGTCACGCGCAATCAAGCGTCTGCTTGTCGGAGGGCTAATCATCATGACCATGGGAATTCCCGCTGCGGCGACTGCGGCTGAGAATGATCTCAAGCTGACCATCGTCAATCCACCAAACCTCTATGACCCTTCGCCGAATGGCTACAGCACGGCGGTAATCGTGCCCAGCGCAGCCCGGGTGGCCTACATCTCCGGACAGGGCGGCCAAGACGGCACAGGAGCCTTGTCTCCAGACTTCGCGGTCCAGGTTAAGCAGGCCTACGCAAATTTGCGCACCGCCCTCGACGCGCTCGGTGCCAGGCCGGATCAGGTTGCCAAGCTCACGGTCTTCGTGGTCGATCACGATATGTCGAAGCTTGGGGTGCTGACCGAGAACGTCAAGGAAATGTTCGGCGAGGCGCTGCCGGCCCAGACATTGATCCCCGTGCCGAAGCTCGCAATCGACCCTATGCTATTCGAGGTGGAGGCGGTGGTCGTGCTTGACTAG
- a CDS encoding agmatinase encodes MTSSPSFLGLPDRLADGLMPRAVIFGAAHGSTYPGEDSNGYELAANAIRAASQADAALVEHWDFDLGGPLFDGKPACCIDTGDIATTMHDNAGNRARIEAKTREVLALPAVPILIGGDDSVVIPFLAGFAEHGPVWILQIDAHIDWRDEVKGERYGYSNPMRRASEMAHVAGMVQVGLRSVGSARLAEIEAAQRYGSRFVTAREVHAEGIDTALRHIPQGARVIVTLDCDGLDPGIMPGVAARTPGGLTYTQVIDLIAGLGRRARIAGFDLVELYPPADIDGLSALTAARLLVNAIGAIARQV; translated from the coding sequence ATGACCAGCTCACCTTCCTTTCTCGGCCTTCCTGATCGCCTCGCTGATGGCCTCATGCCCCGTGCGGTCATCTTCGGAGCCGCTCACGGCAGCACCTATCCCGGCGAGGACAGCAACGGCTATGAGTTGGCCGCCAACGCCATCCGCGCTGCGAGCCAGGCGGATGCCGCGCTGGTCGAGCACTGGGATTTCGATCTCGGCGGTCCGCTGTTCGACGGCAAGCCGGCCTGCTGCATCGACACCGGCGACATCGCGACCACCATGCATGACAATGCCGGCAACCGGGCCCGGATCGAGGCCAAGACGCGCGAGGTCCTGGCCTTGCCGGCGGTGCCGATCCTCATCGGCGGCGATGATTCCGTGGTCATTCCCTTCCTCGCCGGCTTCGCCGAGCACGGTCCGGTCTGGATCCTGCAGATCGACGCCCATATCGACTGGCGCGATGAGGTGAAGGGCGAGCGCTACGGCTATTCGAACCCGATGCGGCGGGCGAGCGAGATGGCGCATGTCGCCGGCATGGTGCAGGTCGGCCTGCGCAGCGTCGGCAGCGCGCGCCTCGCCGAGATTGAAGCGGCGCAGCGCTACGGCAGCCGCTTCGTCACCGCCCGCGAGGTTCATGCCGAGGGCATCGACACCGCTCTGCGGCATATTCCGCAAGGAGCCCGTGTCATCGTCACCCTCGACTGCGACGGCCTCGATCCCGGCATCATGCCGGGCGTGGCGGCGCGTACGCCCGGCGGCCTCACCTACACACAGGTTATCGACCTGATCGCGGGCCTCGGCAGGCGCGCCAGGATCGCAGGATTCGATCTAGTCGAGCTCTATCCGCCCGCCGACATTGATGGCCTGTCGGCCCTGACCGCCGCGCGCCTTCTCGTCAACGCGATCGGCGCTATCGCCCGGCAGGTTTGA
- a CDS encoding DUF1127 domain-containing protein — MNDTFASAPRSIIATWSERIRFRWNLEKMAKANPHLIEDIGLTKRQAEAEIAKRFWQA; from the coding sequence ATGAACGATACATTTGCGTCCGCCCCACGAAGCATCATCGCGACCTGGAGCGAGCGGATACGCTTTCGCTGGAACCTTGAGAAAATGGCGAAGGCCAATCCCCATTTGATCGAGGATATCGGCCTGACGAAACGACAGGCCGAGGCTGAGATCGCCAAGCGCTTCTGGCAAGCATAG
- a CDS encoding CatB-related O-acetyltransferase has product MTGPNPSIKHPMPLHPRVGFLKALVDAENIEIGDFTYYDDPEGPDRFVEKCVLHHYPFIGDKLTIGKYCAIAEGAKFIMNGANHAMSGFSTYPFNIFGHGWEEGFDPATWSKEVRGDTVIGNDVWIAMEALIMPGVTIGDGSIVAARAVVTHDVPPYSIVAGNPAKVVKTRFDRRTVDRLLRVAWWDWPVDKVTRNLDAIRGADISRLEQAN; this is encoded by the coding sequence ATGACTGGTCCCAATCCATCCATCAAACACCCGATGCCGCTTCACCCGCGCGTCGGCTTCCTCAAGGCGCTTGTCGACGCTGAAAACATCGAAATCGGCGATTTCACCTATTACGACGATCCCGAAGGTCCCGACCGCTTCGTCGAGAAATGCGTGCTGCATCATTACCCCTTCATCGGCGACAAGCTGACCATCGGGAAGTACTGCGCAATCGCTGAAGGCGCGAAATTCATCATGAACGGCGCCAACCATGCCATGTCCGGCTTTTCGACCTATCCGTTCAACATCTTCGGCCACGGCTGGGAGGAGGGGTTTGACCCCGCCACATGGTCCAAGGAGGTGCGCGGCGATACTGTGATCGGCAATGACGTCTGGATCGCCATGGAGGCGCTGATCATGCCGGGCGTCACCATCGGAGATGGCTCGATCGTTGCCGCGCGTGCAGTCGTTACTCATGACGTGCCGCCTTACTCCATCGTTGCCGGCAATCCGGCCAAAGTCGTCAAGACGCGCTTCGACAGAAGGACCGTCGATCGCCTGCTGAGGGTGGCCTGGTGGGATTGGCCGGTTGACAAGGTGACGCGTAACCTTGATGCCATACGCGGCGCCGACATTTCCCGGCTGGAGCAAGCGAATTGA
- a CDS encoding TetR/AcrR family transcriptional regulator C-terminal domain-containing protein has translation MAAKRSGAQGKRSQRKSERPLPVQEQRGEPPLSRERIVATAVDLLDAQGLDGMTMRRLADRLGSGVMSLYWHVDNKEDVFDLALDSVLEYRGQPQTAEPQDWRQEVVHMLDDWRASMLRHPWSVSLLPRRALGPNILSLLELLGKTLSKAGVADADMNAAIWSLWNYVMGATITRASFDVSDDDRAAAQQRLTRRSELYPTIERSRLLLDNDWDGAFRKGLGFLLDGLSPKPGLKPAGR, from the coding sequence ATGGCAGCCAAACGCAGCGGCGCCCAGGGCAAACGATCTCAACGGAAAAGCGAGCGGCCGCTGCCCGTGCAGGAGCAGCGCGGTGAACCGCCGCTTTCGCGCGAACGTATCGTGGCCACCGCGGTAGACCTGCTGGATGCTCAAGGGCTCGACGGAATGACGATGCGTCGGCTGGCCGATCGCCTCGGCTCGGGCGTGATGAGCCTGTATTGGCATGTCGACAACAAAGAAGATGTCTTCGATCTGGCACTCGACTCGGTGCTCGAATATCGCGGACAGCCGCAAACGGCCGAGCCTCAAGACTGGCGCCAGGAAGTCGTTCATATGCTCGATGACTGGCGCGCCAGCATGCTGCGCCATCCCTGGTCGGTATCGCTGTTGCCGCGCCGGGCGCTTGGCCCGAACATCCTCAGTCTCCTGGAACTGCTGGGCAAGACCTTGTCCAAAGCCGGTGTAGCGGACGCAGATATGAACGCCGCGATATGGTCGCTCTGGAATTATGTGATGGGCGCTACCATAACCCGAGCGAGCTTCGACGTCTCGGACGACGACAGGGCGGCCGCGCAGCAGCGCCTTACACGTCGCAGCGAACTCTACCCGACGATCGAACGCTCGCGCCTGCTGTTGGATAACGATTGGGACGGTGCTTTCCGGAAAGGCCTCGGCTTCCTGCTCGATGGCCTCTCTCCAAAGCCGGGGCTCAAACCTGCCGGGCGATAG